One segment of Clavelina lepadiformis chromosome 2, kaClaLepa1.1, whole genome shotgun sequence DNA contains the following:
- the LOC143445218 gene encoding mediator of RNA polymerase II transcription subunit 23-like yields MAVELESRLKEIFESATRTDILVEVFSKFIDHNDNEHNERMEKCITQFKSLYTSLSTDDQATSVVLLIRYIHSMRAARRVLFLFDFLETCLEDGFINAKTVLDNLQCNELTYNKKVHWCKTYAMIKKHIHFIDYKGCRNLLHTMMVKMREIPPTVWSVATQQVKAVCDAIEHLIDPGSYLLPGYLAQDEIRQNIPEEQPLAPWPLNEKLTRFMDRFRATATMVSTTGRWMLLPVVDHAFYQTTSSWRLEPDSLKFSLKPKLPYSKEMCRRQGRLLRYILRQTYSRDMVLQVLGFQRHVKQRCISLEVELVDLILVAMQTVFEESDDNTGDTADQTHLMWQHISSQVIFIALYQFGNFSQMVELIYSKLCSLKQDGDICRGREHLMWCLLQFISGSIQKNSFADFAPVDKLIHLLYPENEPLPLPDMSKPSSIWHFSAMCILMHINRKAQSLAQTDSSQGGGFNLEANQQWVIPVTLQKQNQFLLKCLQNKNASSQDYQTALLCNACNTTTDYNPSFTLLVENVYGESGSAIQLPGSNCVAFNKTAPLKMQLLDSLTAHTKMSMLHSITSKITKLAQTKSICALSPALVETYSRLMVYTEIESLGIKGLVTQVFPKICESRSWGILNTLLEIINYRMHHIQPAFRIQLLNTLHNQTSMQLPMHNQLLFGVESTALRLIMGLDNFDIKPQLVRSFSDQKQIVSQKSEELNRVLVLTLARSIHITGSESISGSWCIDILEAIMAATPHRWPQQTLKCFPHSVQEYFQRQTVGCVNKKLLKSNIEKEYVKWNALLIASTQDSSSGLDETDALAYFSLPTTPPYFICLLWKVFFEGKTPSPLAYKVLDGVNANQLSDQVRTFSDFLVYEFSVGDGSSEHVKICANVLRDMVWKYNIVFIDRLILCLALRSSETSDVQVANFIIQYLLIKPDDFRNRVRSFVQEVESTDHWNQSDWYSKHMAFHQKYPEMYYFEGLLKHCSGGDQVNSTAENPSSNHQYLPSYFSNITLRFLPVLDIVIHRCLESTTTKSLETCLDVIGMLYKFHDQPITYLFNTLHYYEYNLRERPSLKKKLVSTIVGAVTENKPADWALSHDFMKYVKYSGENPWVPKNAYFSTLVQRLVDTMGGKDPPPFTPRDWRFNEFPNASAYALHVTCVEILALPLPGDQVGQALIDVVLKMHPVVSRDDIFSWMNSVALILTALPEIFWKPLHRRLFSTITCDTLKNSVPSDSSYPYHILSYSKQQLAYTDLPCTRLLALSHIVWYHMSIGQLSLVSQFLKEEMRPLIETELQLLYVFHLIGPYFHRFRAERTRCLMDVASVLYDMLLNVSNCTKEICFVDEISDFLYHVKYMHIGTALNEKVEEVVGKLQPTLKKRLQFITQASSATAGRQHQQLIYQSSNPPT; encoded by the exons ATGGCTGTTGAACTAGAAAGTAGActgaaagaaatatttgagAGTGCAACT CGAACTGATATTCTTGTTGAAGTCTTCAGCAAATTTATAGACCATAATGACAATGAACACAATGAAAGAATGGAAAAATGCATCACTCAGTTCAAGTCCTTATACACATCCCTTTCGACAGATGACCAGGCGACCTCTGTTGTA ttaCTGATCAGGTACATCCACTCAATGCGTGCAGCAAGAAGGGTTCTGTTTCTCTTTGACTTTTTGGAAACTTGTCTTGAAGATGGTTTTATAAATGCCAA AACAGTCTTGGATAATCTGCAGTGCAATGAATTGACATATAACAAGAAAGTTCATTGGTGCAAAACCTATGCAATGATAAAGAAACATATTCACTTCATTGATTACAAA GGTTGTCGAAATTTGCTTCATACAATGATGGTAAAAATGCGTGAGATTCCACCTACTGTATGGAGCGTTGCAACTCAACAA GTAAAAGCCGTTTGTGATGCAATTGAGCACTTGATTGATCCTGGATCCTATCTTCTCCCTGGATACTTGGCACAGGATGAAATCAGACAGAACATCCCGGAAGAACAACCTCTAGCCCCATGG CCACTTAATGAAAAGCTGACGAGATTTATGGACCGATTTCGGGCCACGGCAACAATGGTATCGACGACTGGTAGATGGATGCTTCTCCCTGTTGTAGATCATGCTTTTTACCAGACAACCAGCAGTTGGAGGCTGGAGCCTGACAGTTTGAAGTTTTCATTGAAACCAAAGCTTCCATACAGCAAG gAGATGTGCCGCAGACAGGGAAGGTTACTCAGATATATTCTTCGGCAAACATATTCCCGTGATATGGTCCTCCAAGTTCTCGGTTTTCAACGGCACGTAAAACAACGTTGCATTTCTTTGGAAGTG GAGCTGGTGGATTTGATCCTTGTCGCCATGCAAACAGTTTTTGAGGAATCTGATGACAACACTGGTGACACGGCAGATCAAACGCATTTAATGTGGCAACACATCTCATCTCAAGTTATTTTTATCGCGCTGTATCAGTTTGGAAATTTTTCGCAAATGGTGGAGTTGATATACTCTAAA CTATGTTCACTCAAGCAAGATGGAGATATTTGCAGGGGAAGAGAGCATCTGATGTGGTGTCTTCTCCAGTTCATCTCGGGAAGCATCCAGAAAAATTCTTTTGCTGATTTTGCTCCAGTTGATAAACTTATTCACCTTCTCTATCCCGAGAACgag CCACTACCACTTCCTGACATGTCAAAGCCTTCGAGTATTTGGCATTTCTCCGCAATGTGCATTTTAATGCACATAAATCGGAAAGCGCAGAGCCTAGCTCAAACAGATTCAAGCCAAG GCGGAGGCTTCAATTTGGAAGCAAACCAACAATGGGTTATTCCTGTAACTctccaaaaacaaaatcaattcTTACTGAAATGTTTGCag AACAAGAATGCAAGCTCACAAGATTATCAGACTGCATTGTTGTGTAATGCTTGTAACACAACAACAG ATTATAACCCCTCGTTTACACTGCTGGTGGAGAACGTTTACGGTGAATCTGGCTCAGCCATCCAGCTGCCAGGATCTAACTGTGTCGCATTTAACAAAACTGCCCCGCTTAAAATGCAGTTGCTTGACTCTCTGACAGCTCATACTAAAATGAG TATGCTACACAGCATTAcaagcaaaataacaaaattagccCAGACAAAGTCAATCTGCGCTCTCTCCCCCGCCCTGGTCGAAACTTACAGCAGACTGATGGTCTACACAGAAATTGAATCACTCGGAATAAAAGGATTAGTCA CTCAAGTGTTTCCTAAAATCTGTGAATCTCGTTCCTGGGGCATCTTAAACACGCTACTGGAAATTATCAACTACAGAATGCATCACATTCAGCCTGCCTTCCGTATTCAATTGCTCAACACCTTGCACAACCAAACAAGCATGCAACTGCCCATGCATAATCAGTTGCTTTTCGG GGTTGAGAGTACAGCGTTAAGACTTATCATGGGCCTTGACAACTTTGACATTAAACCACAACTGGTGCGTTCATTCAGTGACCAAAAGCAGATTGTCTCTCAAAAATCAGAAGAATTAAACAGAGTGTTGGTGTTGACACTGGCCCGATCAATTCACATAACAG GTTCCGAAAGCATATCAGGGTCGTGGTGCATTGACATTTTAGAAGCTATAATGGCTGCCACACCTCACAGATGGCCGCAGCAAACTTTGAAGTGCTTCCCTCACAGTGTACAAGAATACTTTCAACGGCAGACTG TTGGGTGTGTTAATAAGAAGCTTTTAAAGTCAAACATTGAGAAGGAGTATGTCAAGTGGAATGCTTTGTTGATTGCGTCGACCCAAGATTCCTCAAGCGGTCTTGATGAAACCGACGCACTTGCTTATTTTTCCCTCCCCACAACCCCACCTTATTTCATCTGTCTTTTGTGGAAAGTATTTTTTGAAGGGAAGACCCCTTCACCACTAGCGTACAA GGTCCTAGATGGCGTCAACGCAAACCAGCTCTCTGATCAAGTCCGCACATTTTCCGATTTTCTTGTCTATGAATTTTCTGTTGGGGACGGGAGTAGCGAGCATGTTAAGAT TTGTGCAAATGTGTTACGGGACATGGTGTGGAAATACAACATCGTCTTCATCGATCGTCTTATCCTGTGTCTTGCTCTTCGCTCGAGTGAAACAAGCGACGTGCAG GTGGCAAACTTCATAATACAGTATCTCTTGATCAAACCCGATGACTTCCGCAATCGAGTTCGCAGCTTTGTACAAGAGGTGGAGAGCACTGATCACTGGAACCAGAGCGATTGGTATTCCAAGCACATGGCTTTCCACCAG AAATATCCTGAGATGTATTATTTCGAAGGTCTGCTCAAGCATTGTTctggtggtgatcaagtgaACTCAACAG CTGAAAACCCATCATCCAATCACCAGTATCTGCCGTCGTACTTCAGCAACATAACCTTGAGGTTTCTTCCAGTGCTTGACATTGTCATTCACAGATGCCTCGAATCGACCACCACTAAATCGCTGGAAACTTGCCTGGATGTGATCGGAATGCTTTATAAGTTTCATG ATCAGCCAATCACATACCTGTTCAACACCCTCCATTATTATGAATACAACCTTCGCGAGCGTCCTTCCTTGAAGAAGAAACTTGTGTCAACCATCGTCGGCGCCGTGACG GAGAATAAGCCAGCAGATTGGGCCTTGTCTCATGATTTCATGAAATACGTCAAATATTCGGGCGAAAATCCATGGGTTCCGAAGAATGCGTATTTCAGCACATTAGTGCAAAGATTAGTGGACA CTATGGGAGGAAAAGATCCGCCTCCGTTCACTCCCCGCGATTGGCGCTTTAATGAATTTCCCAATGCATCAGCGTACGCTCTACACGTCACCTGCGTTGAGATACTGGCCTTGCCTTTGCCCGGAGACCAGGTCGGCCAAGCGCTCATTGATGTTGTTTTGAAGAT GCATCCAGTCGTGTCTCGTGACGACATCTTTTCCTGGATGAATTCCGTCGCTCTCATCCTCACTGCACTTCCG GAAATTTTCTGGAAACCTCTTCATCGTCGACTCTTCTCCACGATCACATGCGATACCTTGAAGAACAGCGTACCTA GTGACTCATCGTATCCATACCACATACTCTCCTACTCCAAACAACAGCTGGCGTATACGGATCTACCATGCACTCGTCTCCTGGCTCTTAGCCACATTGTCTGGTACCACATGAGCATCGGACAGTTGTCTTTGGTGTCCCA GTTCTTAAAAGAAGAGATGCGTCCATTGATTGAGACCGAACTTCAACTTCTTTACGTCTTCCATCTCATTGGACCTTACTTCCACCGGTTTCGGGCGGAAAGAACCAGATGCCTGATGGACGTGGCATCTGTTCTCTACGACATGCTGTTGAACGTCAGCAACTGCACCAAAGAGATTTGCTTCGTTGACGAAATCTCCGATTTTCt GTACCACGTGAAGTACATGCACATCGGCACCGCTCTGAATGAAAAGGTGGAGGAGGTCGTGGGAAAGCTACAGCCGACACTCAAGAAGCGACTCCAGTTCATCACACAAGCTTCGTCCGCAACCGCTGGGCGGCAACACCAACAG CTGATCTATCAATCCTCAAACCCGCCGACCTAG
- the LOC143445219 gene encoding 5' exonuclease Apollo-like, protein MMVTLRLFVLSLQVILVRIIYIFIQSSNDMNGRILEDLPIAVDRFLQKDLHWVKLHFLTHMHSDHTCGLSSSWKRPIYCTHITSKLLKHKFNISPTFIKALEENETHFIENGHFSVTVSVIPANHCMGSCMFLFQTDNKQILYTGDFRFDEELPQSLEKFLKGPPIDTLYLDNTYCEPVCSHPSREEAIEMMANICKEHSESRIMIGVSWVGHEEMLIKLSEKLNDFISVDESVIKRLEIMELTDHFQSNISARLNALPNHLLTCEYVKAWNKDLYAIPTIGIKPTAMYGSEMRIAHNSNGSLYMVPYSNHCNYQEICDFVKLVCPANIRPIVSGRHGRAGMESFFRADMRQFDRYLNRDSSVLSKPKSPADAAAVFEVDNICSADISDDDYYLNNDKRSKMAQNRRKQLKKINRNKMNLKRGVVFHESPEDGGLLKNQKNFNDNIGKVTVCRDKNSDNCELRFISTERQREVENEILHNIDKLF, encoded by the coding sequence ATGATGGTAACTTTAAGGCTTTTTGTTCTGTCTCTACAGGTTATTTTGGTAAGGatcatttatatttttatacagtcTTCAAATGATATGAATGGCCGTATTCTTGAAGATTTACCAATTGCTGTTGATCGTTTTCTTCAGAAAGATCTGCACTGGgtcaaattacattttttaacCCACATGCACAGTGACCACACCTGTGGCCTTAGTTCATCATGGAAACGGCCAATCTACTGCACTCACATCACATCAAAACTGCTGAAGCATAAGTTTAACATATCTCCTACTTTCATCAAAGCACttgaagaaaatgaaactCATTTTATTGAGAATGGACATTTTTCAGTGACGGTATCAGTGATACCAGCTAATCACTGCATGGGGTCGTGTATGTTTTTGTTCCAGAcagataacaaacaaatcctTTACACAGGAGATTTCAGATTTGACGAAGAACTTCCTCAGTCcttggaaaagtttttaaagggGCCGCCAATTGATACTTTGTACCTTGACAATACCTACTGTGAGCCTGTGTGCTCCCATCCATCTAGAGAAGAAGCGATTGAAATGATGGCAAACATCTGTAAAGAACATTCTGAGTCAAGGATAATGATTGGTGTGTCTTGGGTTGGTCACGAGGAGATGCTCATAAAGTTATCTGAGAAGTTAAATGATTTCATATCTGTTGACGAGAGTGTTATTAAGCGGCTGGAGATTATGGAATTAACTGATCACTTTCAAAGTAACATTTCAGCTCGTTTAAATGCGCTTCCCAACCATTTATTAACTTGTGAATATGTAAAGGCATGGAATAAAGATTTGTATGCAATTCCGACAATTGGCATAAAGCCTACAGCTATGTATGGAAGTGAAATGCGCATTGCACATAATTCAAATGGTTCGCTTTACATGGTACCTTACAGCAATCATTGCAATTATCAAGAGATATGCGATTTTGTGAAGTTGGTATGTCCAGCAAACATTAGGCCAATAGTATCTGGCAGACATGGTCGTGCTGGCATGGAAAGTTTCTTCCGAGCAGACATGCGTCAGTTTGATCGTTACTTGAACCGTGATTCATCTGTTTTGTCAAAACCCAAGTCACCAGCTGATGCTGCAGCAGTATTTGAAGTCGATAATATTTGTTCAGCTGACATTTCTGATGATGATTATTATCTGAATAATGATAAACGAAGCAAAATGGCACAGAACAGACGAAAGCagctaaaaaaaataaatcggAACAAAATGAATCTGAAACGTGGTGTAGTTTTTCACGAGTCACCTGAAGATGgtggtttattaaaaaatcagaaaaattttaacgaCAATATCGGTAAAGTAACAGTTTGTCGGGATAAAAACTCAGATAATTGTGAGTTAAGATTTATTTCAACAGAGCGTCAGAGAGAGGTGGAAAATGAAATCCTGCATAATattgataaattattttaa
- the LOC143445220 gene encoding G-protein coupled receptor moody-like isoform X2, whose translation MMPFNVAGYVKMDWPLGGSTSFTTPIQAFVYFCCGYTSIVCLVVITVNRFISIRFPDSYQTLFSKTRVLVVIVGSWIFAPSFLLPLLVESLTDEKKILGWNKRQFLCTFISLPESWQAYMQILRVLFQFLPIVIMAVLYSAMFWRVKKNKPLTSQLPWEQNKNSTGPEANNLINMNNTELNLNEEEMKIAQNMTSNTKRDNERQLLVVSLAICIVFSILFLPSLIINLLPNRSSLDFRIHMAASNITWLNSCVNPFIYVIANPKFRMEYYLLLKYAWLKFTCKL comes from the exons ATGATGCCTTTCAACGTGGCTGGTTACGTGAAAATGGACTG GCCTCTAGGTGGGTCTACAAGCTTTACAACGCCCATACAAGCATTTGTGTACTTCTGCTGCGGCTATACTTCAATCGTGTGTTTGGTTGTGATCACAGTGAATCGATTTATAAGCATACGGTTTCCAGATTCCTACCA GACCTTGTTTAGCAAGACACGTGTCTTGGTGGTAATTGTCGGTTCTTGGATTTTTGCGCCCAGTTTTTTGCTTCCGCTCCTGGTTGAATCGCTTACTGATGAAAAGAAAATCCTGGGCTGGAATAAGAGACAGTTCTTATGCACTTTTATCTCGTTACCTGAGTCATGGCAGGCTTATATGCAG aTTTTGCGAGTTTTATTCCAATTTTTACCGATCGTCATCATGGCTGTGCTTTACTCGGCCATGTTTTGGCGAGTGAAGAAGAACAAACCTTTGACCTCTCAGCTTCCGTGGGAACAAAATAAGAACTCAACGGGACCAGAGGCGAATAACTTAATAAACATG AATAACACCGAGTTAAATTTGAACGAAGAGGAAATGAAAATAGCGCAAAATATGACTTCAAACACGAAACGCGACAACGAGAGACAGCTTTTGGTGGTAAGCCTGGCAATCTGCATCGTCTTCTCAATTTTGTTTCTGCCGAGTCTAATAATCAACTTATTACCGAACAG GTCGTCGTTAGACTTTCGGATACACATGGCTGCTTCCAATATCACGTGGTTAAACAGCTGTGTCAACCCGTTCATTTACGTCATTGCAAATCCAAAATTTAGGATGGAATATTATCTACTTCTGAAATACGCTTGGTTAAAATTCACCTGCAAGCTTTAA
- the LOC143446199 gene encoding caspase-2-like, translating to MTRNMNDCKWKMKEIHKRTLIGNRLELARSLCLEEILQFLVAKAIISDEVAERIESKRTRFSRNVALLSLIPTRGPRAYEVFIQGLRESQQCNLADMLESYKSQLINTFQAASKKCKTDLEIQHTELQYQQSINNYNVNTDLKLVEKDAHDGPIGRLFVENTTIEFYQQTKHESYKMTSRPRGSALIVCVSRFKSELGISDRLGSDTDRKNLTSLLNQLEFSIVHVDNCTADEMQSAVKEFSKKDKLHDADCVVVILLSHGKGNFLYGSDGGKVRVDTLVQNFDNAHCPALRNKPKIFLIQGCRDDEIASNIAHVVTDGPPLSQDCCEAIDHSLSEANDRRRLPTCSDVVIGFSALPGRTATRNTVHGSWYIQALVKIISKHAKDKDFAEMLTLVNGFLRSKSLEQEVQSDWHETPEFRSSLCKKLYFYPGIFAKSSFRE from the exons ATGACAAGAAATATGAATGATTGTAAGTGGAAAATGAAGGAAATTCACAAAAGAACGCTGATCGGGAATCGATTAGAATTAGCCAGAAGTTTATGTTTAGAAGAAATTTTGCAGTTCCTCGTCGCGAAAGCCATAATTTCTGACGAAGTGGCAGAAAGAATCGAATCAAAGCGGACAAGGTTCTCAAGAAACGTCGCTTTGCTATCTTTGATTCCAACTCGGGGACCCAGAGCGTATGAAGTGTTTATCCAAGGCCTCCGAGAATCACAGCAATGCAATTTAGCGGACATGTTGGAAAGTTACAAAAGTCAGTTAATAAATACATTCCAAGCTGCTTCCAAGAAGTGCAAAACCGACCTTGAAATACAGCACACGGAGCTTCAATATCAGCAGAGTATCAATAATTACAACGTCAATACCGACTTAAAATTAGTAGAAAAAGACGCCCACGACGGCCCGATAGGCAGACTATTTGTTGAAAACACTACCATAGAGTTTTACCAACAGACGAAACATGAATCTTATAAAATGACATCAAGACCGCGAGGCAGCGCTTTGATTGTTTGTGTAAGTCGGTTCAAGAGCGAACTTGGCATATCAGATCGTCTCGGAAGTGACACGGacagaaaaaatttaacttccCTACTGAACCAGTTGGAATTTTCTATTGTTCACGTCGACAACTGCACTGCTGACGAGATGCAAAGTGCTGTAAAGGAGTTTTCGAAAAAGGACAAACTTCATGATGCTGACTGTGTTGTCGTCATTCTACTGAGCCACGGAAAGGGAAATTTTTTGTACGGGAGTGACGGTGGAAAGGTCCGTGTGGATACCCTCGTCCAAAACTTTGACAATGCACATTGTCCTGCACTGCGAAACaagccaaaaatatttttaattcaagGTTGTAGAGATGACGAGATCGCTTCCAATATCGCTCATGTCGTCACGGATGGACCGCCCTTGTCTCAGGACTGCTGTGAGGCTATCGATCACAGTTTGTCTGAAGCTAATGACAGACGTCGACTGCCCACTTGTTCTGATGTGGTAATTGGATTTTCCGCTTTACCAG GACGCACCGCGACACGTAACACTGTGCACGGAAGCTGGTATATTCAAGCGCTTGTTAAAATAATATCTAAACATGCAAAGGACAAAGACTTCGCTGAGATGCTGACTTTGGTCAACGGTTTTCTGCGTTCAAAGTCATTGGAGCAGGAAGTTCAAAGTGACTGGCATGAAACTCCAGAATTTCGCAGCAGTTTGTGCAAAAAGCTGTATTTTTATCCCGgaatatttgcaaaaagttcttttcGCGAATAG
- the LOC143445221 gene encoding armadillo-like helical domain-containing protein 2, producing MFNSFARRLSRRLGNVLKFLSSEEEDDTLFDAEKNLYKRDISRAAKNFELFDEDLISPATLAKAIEKIGYLAYTGGPPANKCAGAFIPKYAELLNRAGLRADLKLAILKSLGNITINHADHQNECFTEGLLLLVGDIIVKSDDALQLWAVYCLYCLVLDNIRSLQVIKKDTVIHESIRNASQSKWTGFSRNYANILLKLTGLEPIKVTTKNLSVPTSESNSLRPSMESPLKAEKKLSVGTVIDKTAENTLHRSKLLIITEMKE from the coding sequence atgtttaattcctTCGCTAGACGTTTGTCTCGGAGACTCGGAAACGTTCTCAAGTTTCTCTCATCTGAAGAGGAGGATGACACGCTTTTTGATgcagaaaaaaatctttacaaacGTGATATATCACGGGCTGCCAAGAATTTTGAACTCTTTGACGAAGATCTAATTTCTCCTGCGACTTTGGCGAAAGCCATTGAAAAGATAGGTTACTTAGCCTATACCGGTGGACCGCCGGCAAACAAATGTGCTGGTGCTTTCATTCCAAAGTACGCCGAGCTGTTGAATCGGGCGGGCTTAAGGGCGGATTTAAAGCTAGCCATCCTTAAATCGCTGGGCAACATTACAATTAATCACGCAGATCACCAGAACGAATGTTTTACAGAGGGCTTGTTGCTGTTAGTAGGAGACATAATCGTCAAATCCGACGACGCCCTGCAGTTATGGGCGGTGTATTGCCTATATTGCTTGGTTTTAGACAACATCCGAAGTCTGCAAGTGATAAAGAAAGACACAGTTATCCATGAAAGCATCCGGAACGCGTCACAATCGAAATGGACTGGGTTTTCACGAAATTATGCAAACATTCTACTGAAATTGACAGGCCTGGAACCTATTAAAGTTACGACGAAAAACCTTTCAGTACCTACAAGCGAATCCAACTCACTGCGTCCGTCTATGGAATCTCCTCTAAAAGCGGAAAAGAAACTCAGTGTAGGAACTGTGATTGATAAAACAGCTGAAAATACTTTACATCGTTCGAAACTGTTAATAATAACCGAGATGAAAGAATAG
- the LOC143445220 gene encoding G-protein coupled receptor 84-like isoform X1, giving the protein MNNTTGFVGEDFRFLGITIGIIDIICGSIGNLLTIVVFARNAGLQSSFNCFIISLAAIDFLTATFMMPFNVAGYVKMDWPLGGSTSFTTPIQAFVYFCCGYTSIVCLVVITVNRFISIRFPDSYQTLFSKTRVLVVIVGSWIFAPSFLLPLLVESLTDEKKILGWNKRQFLCTFISLPESWQAYMQILRVLFQFLPIVIMAVLYSAMFWRVKKNKPLTSQLPWEQNKNSTGPEANNLINMNNTELNLNEEEMKIAQNMTSNTKRDNERQLLVVSLAICIVFSILFLPSLIINLLPNRSSLDFRIHMAASNITWLNSCVNPFIYVIANPKFRMEYYLLLKYAWLKFTCKL; this is encoded by the exons ATGAACAATACCACGGGTTTTGTCGGGGAAGATTTCAG ATTTCTGGGAATCACAATCGGTATCATTGACATCATATGCGGATCGATCGGAAATTTGCTGACGATTGTCGTCTTTGCTCGAAACGCCGGACTGCAATCCTCGTTCAACTGTTTCATTATAAGTTTGGCAGCCATAGACTTCTTAACTGCTACATTTATGATGCCTTTCAACGTGGCTGGTTACGTGAAAATGGACTG GCCTCTAGGTGGGTCTACAAGCTTTACAACGCCCATACAAGCATTTGTGTACTTCTGCTGCGGCTATACTTCAATCGTGTGTTTGGTTGTGATCACAGTGAATCGATTTATAAGCATACGGTTTCCAGATTCCTACCA GACCTTGTTTAGCAAGACACGTGTCTTGGTGGTAATTGTCGGTTCTTGGATTTTTGCGCCCAGTTTTTTGCTTCCGCTCCTGGTTGAATCGCTTACTGATGAAAAGAAAATCCTGGGCTGGAATAAGAGACAGTTCTTATGCACTTTTATCTCGTTACCTGAGTCATGGCAGGCTTATATGCAG aTTTTGCGAGTTTTATTCCAATTTTTACCGATCGTCATCATGGCTGTGCTTTACTCGGCCATGTTTTGGCGAGTGAAGAAGAACAAACCTTTGACCTCTCAGCTTCCGTGGGAACAAAATAAGAACTCAACGGGACCAGAGGCGAATAACTTAATAAACATG AATAACACCGAGTTAAATTTGAACGAAGAGGAAATGAAAATAGCGCAAAATATGACTTCAAACACGAAACGCGACAACGAGAGACAGCTTTTGGTGGTAAGCCTGGCAATCTGCATCGTCTTCTCAATTTTGTTTCTGCCGAGTCTAATAATCAACTTATTACCGAACAG GTCGTCGTTAGACTTTCGGATACACATGGCTGCTTCCAATATCACGTGGTTAAACAGCTGTGTCAACCCGTTCATTTACGTCATTGCAAATCCAAAATTTAGGATGGAATATTATCTACTTCTGAAATACGCTTGGTTAAAATTCACCTGCAAGCTTTAA